A window of Malania oleifera isolate guangnan ecotype guangnan chromosome 5, ASM2987363v1, whole genome shotgun sequence contains these coding sequences:
- the LOC131155887 gene encoding pumilio homolog 12-like — protein MAENYVGFVPTIENHLDYPYFFPEDLYDVYSYPHSENHGSPESLSVQGLDTSFSCLNISTLPPPQSPFPALNLSGYPYQYFSAANPTNLDLRGLRIQAAVRGQMGMPSQSNGFPPLGSGNFWNFSHSHINTTSVDSSDGKWLPATIRYARGTNDGGISSQDHGVLGREVSDTGAVSFRPNSNLNGVPSSSGIRRSEGLITEFEPRNGNSGSRRRPSHSSVDELRGRIASVAKDQHGCRFLQKVVEEGNPEEIQLVFSEVTESLCELMVNPFGNSLVQKILEKSNEEMIGEFLLCVVKDEAAFRKICLDTHGTRGIQKLLDCLSTADQIGLMVAALKRITVTLTTNVNGQHVIQHCLKLFSRPNTEPLLLEIAANCVDIAIDKSGCCVLQQCVAHARGEARDRLLAQVVSNAVFLSGNPYGNYVVQYAVGMKIPYVTRKIVAKLEGKFARLSMDKYGSNVVEKCLRESDEMVSDDIIAEIISTPNVSLLFLDPYANYVVQSALAVSKGWIHKVLVKLIEEHQNSLQSHLYGKRVLDCVRGNKRHCV, from the exons ATGGCAGAGAACTATGTGGGTTTTGTTCCTACCATCGAAAACCATCTCGATTACCCTTACTTTTTTCCCGAAGACTTATACGATGTATATTCGTATCCGCATTCGGAAAATCACGGATCGCCAGAGAGTCTTTCGGTCCAAGGTCTTGATACTAGCTTCAGTTGTCTCAATATTTCGACGCTCCCTCCTCCTCAATCCCCCTTCCCAGCTCTGAATCTCTCCGGATATCCATACCAATATTTTTCAGCGGCTAATCCGACCAATTTGGATTTGCGAGGACTAAGAATTCAAGCAGCGGTGAGGGGACAAATGGGGATGCCCTCGCAATCCAATGGATTTCCGCCGTTGGGCTCTGGAAATTTTTGGAATTTTAGTCATTCCCACATCAACACGACCTCTGTTGATTCCTCCGACGGCAAGTGGCTCCCGGCGACGATTCGTTACGCCAGAGGGACTAATGACGGTGGAATCTCGTCGCAGGATCACGGAGTTTTGGGTCGGGAAGTTTCGGATACGGGCGCTGTTTCTTTTAGGCCTAATTCAAATCTCAATGGGGTTCCATCGTCTTCTGGAATTCGACGCAGCGAAGGATTAATTACGGAATTCGAACCAAGGAACGGAAATTCCGGGTCCCGGCGGCGGCCGAGCCATTCTTCGGTGGACGAATTGCGCGGGCGGATCGCTTCGGTGGCGAAAGACCAACATGGGTGCCGTTTCTTGCAGAAGGTCGTGGAGGAGGGAAACCCAGAAGAAATTCAATTGGTCTTCTCGGAGGTGACAGAGAGTTTGTGCGAATTAATGGTAAACCCGTTTGGGAATTCTCTGGTTCAGAAGATTCTTGAGAAGAGCAATGAAGAAATGATTGGTGAGTTTCTTCTCTGCGTTGTTAAGGATGAAGCAGCCTTCAGGAAAATCTGTCTTGATACGCATGG CACTCGAGGGATACAGAAACTGTTGGATTGCCTGAGCACTGCAGATCAAATTGGACTGATGGTGGCGGCTCTGAAGCGCATCACGGTGACACTCACCACCAATGTGAATGGGCAGCATGTCATTCAACATTGCTTGAAACTTTTCTCCCGTCCTAATACTGAG CCTCTTCTGCTGGAAATAGCAGCCAACTGCGTCGACATTGCCATTGATAAGAGCGGGTGTTGTGTATTGCAACAATGCGTGGCTCATGCTCGTGGTGAGGCCAGGGATCGCCTTCTGGCCCAAGTGGTTTCAAATGCTGTCTTCTTGTCCGGAAACCCCTATGG GAACTATGTGGTGCAATACGCAGTGGGAATGAAGATACCATACGTGACGAGGAAAATAGTGGCAAAACTGGAAGGGAAGTTTGCGCGTCTGTCGATGGACAAGTATGGAAGCAATGTGGTGGAGAAGTGTTTGAGAGAGTCGGATGAAATGGTGTCCGATGATATTATTGCAGAGATCATTTCAACCCCAAACGTCTCGTTGCTCTTTCTGGATCCTTATGCCAACTACGTCGTCCAGTCTGCATTGGCTGTATCTAAG GGATGGATTCACAAAGTATTGGTGAAGCTCATTGAGGAGCATCAGAATTCGCTGCAGAGCCATCTTTACGGAAAAAGGGTGTTGGATTGCGTCAGAGGAAACAAGAGGCACTGTGTGTGA